One Bradyrhizobium zhanjiangense DNA segment encodes these proteins:
- a CDS encoding lysine-2,3-aminomutase-like protein produces the protein MRTTNLARTLREPAELVAEGLAPAATLPALERVAARYAVAITPALVELIDTADPEDPIARQFVPTAAELDAQPGENADPIGDHPHSPVPGIVHRYPDRVLFKLVHVCAVYCRFCFRREMVGPGKENALSDSAYRAAIDYIRAHSEIWEVILTGGDPLMLSPRRMSEIMADLAAIDHVKIIRLHTRVPVADPARISDEMVAALKVDGATTWVALHANHARELTTTARAACARLVDAGIPMVSQSVLLRGVNDSVTALSDLMRAFVECRIKPYYLHHGDLAPGTAHLRTTLAQGQELMRQLRGRVSGLCQPDYVIDIPGGAGKSPVGPNYVSVAQNTAGDAREAGAETRYRIVDYCGDVHLYPPET, from the coding sequence ATGAGGACGACAAATCTTGCACGCACCTTGCGCGAGCCGGCCGAGCTCGTCGCCGAAGGTCTGGCGCCCGCAGCGACGCTGCCGGCGCTCGAACGCGTTGCTGCGCGCTATGCGGTGGCGATCACGCCGGCGCTGGTCGAGTTGATCGACACCGCCGATCCCGAGGATCCCATCGCACGGCAGTTCGTTCCGACCGCAGCCGAGCTGGACGCGCAGCCGGGCGAAAACGCCGACCCGATCGGCGATCATCCGCACTCGCCGGTTCCCGGAATCGTGCATCGCTATCCCGATCGCGTGCTGTTCAAGCTCGTTCACGTCTGTGCGGTCTATTGCCGCTTCTGCTTCCGCCGCGAGATGGTCGGGCCCGGCAAGGAGAACGCACTCTCGGACAGCGCCTATCGTGCGGCGATCGACTACATCCGCGCGCATAGCGAAATCTGGGAGGTGATCCTGACCGGCGGCGATCCCCTGATGCTGTCGCCGCGCCGCATGAGCGAGATCATGGCCGATCTGGCCGCGATCGATCACGTCAAGATCATCCGTCTTCACACCCGCGTGCCCGTGGCCGACCCCGCGCGCATCAGCGACGAGATGGTCGCCGCGCTCAAGGTCGACGGAGCGACCACCTGGGTCGCGTTGCATGCCAACCATGCGCGGGAACTGACCACTACGGCGCGTGCCGCCTGCGCGCGGCTCGTCGACGCGGGCATTCCCATGGTGAGCCAGTCCGTGCTTTTGCGCGGCGTCAATGACAGCGTCACCGCTTTGTCGGATTTGATGCGAGCTTTCGTCGAATGCCGGATCAAGCCCTATTACCTGCATCACGGCGATCTCGCGCCGGGCACTGCGCATCTGCGAACGACGCTAGCGCAGGGACAGGAGTTGATGCGGCAGTTGCGCGGGCGGGTGTCAGGGTTGTGTCAGCCTGACTATGTCATCGATATTCCCGGCGGCGCCGGCAAGTCGCCGGTCGGACCGAATTATGTGTCGGTGGCACAAAATACCGCAGGTGATGCGCGTGAAGCGGGAGCCGAAACGCGCTATCGTATCGTGGACTATTGCGGCGACGTTCATCTCTATCCGCCCGAAACCTGA
- a CDS encoding 6-phosphofructokinase, with amino-acid sequence MTRKRIGILTGGGDVPGLNAIIKTVTYRGTEDDIEVIGLRRGWEALTHLNLDDPASKSHYLIPLNRENTRIIDRRGGTVLHSSRTNPSKMKKLPDHLAGQDLPMSESTKGGVATKSWDVTSRVLANLSGLGIEHLIAIGGDDTLSYADKLSGLGVKIIAIPKTMDNDVRNTEYCIGFSTAITRASDAVQRQRTTIGSHERIGIFRIFGRDAGFTALYTAYATSIRCVIPEYKVNLDKLIRLLLEEKRANPSNYALIVLSEGAQWEGYKMQEYGEPDAYGHRKRTNVAEALADEIKGRAGEETIVSDLTYDLRSGDPDFIDKLVALTFGNMAYDAILEGKSGLMSALVEGRYDLVPIPDAKLGPRKLDVAGTYNTERYRPLYSNKRGLPIFLNRAS; translated from the coding sequence GTGACGAGGAAACGCATCGGCATTCTCACCGGCGGCGGCGACGTCCCCGGTCTCAACGCAATCATCAAGACGGTGACCTATCGCGGGACCGAGGACGACATCGAGGTCATCGGTCTCCGCCGCGGTTGGGAGGCCCTCACGCACCTGAACCTCGACGACCCCGCCAGCAAATCCCACTACCTCATCCCACTCAACCGCGAAAACACGCGCATCATCGATCGACGCGGCGGGACTGTGCTGCACTCGAGCCGCACCAATCCCTCCAAAATGAAAAAGCTGCCGGATCATCTGGCTGGCCAAGACCTTCCAATGTCGGAGAGTACCAAGGGCGGCGTCGCAACCAAGAGCTGGGACGTCACCAGCCGGGTACTGGCGAACTTATCGGGGCTCGGCATCGAACACCTCATCGCCATCGGTGGTGACGACACGCTAAGTTATGCGGACAAGCTCAGCGGACTCGGCGTGAAGATCATCGCCATCCCGAAGACGATGGACAACGACGTCCGCAACACCGAATATTGCATCGGCTTCTCGACCGCGATCACCCGCGCCAGCGATGCCGTCCAGCGCCAGCGCACCACTATCGGCTCGCACGAGCGAATTGGCATTTTCCGCATCTTTGGCCGCGATGCCGGATTTACGGCACTCTACACGGCGTACGCGACCTCGATCCGATGCGTGATCCCGGAGTACAAAGTCAATCTCGACAAGCTGATCCGTTTGCTGCTCGAGGAGAAACGCGCCAACCCAAGCAACTACGCGCTGATCGTGCTGAGCGAAGGCGCCCAGTGGGAGGGCTACAAGATGCAGGAATACGGCGAACCGGACGCCTACGGTCACCGCAAAAGGACGAACGTGGCCGAAGCCCTTGCCGACGAGATCAAGGGGCGCGCCGGCGAGGAGACCATCGTCTCTGATCTCACTTACGATCTGCGATCGGGCGATCCTGACTTCATCGACAAGCTCGTCGCCCTGACTTTTGGCAACATGGCCTATGATGCCATTCTGGAAGGCAAGTCCGGCCTCATGTCAGCGCTGGTCGAGGGGCGCTATGACCTTGTGCCTATCCCTGACGCCAAGCTCGGGCCGCGCAAACTGGACGTCGCCGGTACATACAACACGGAGCGGTACCGTCCTCTCTATTCCAACAAGCGGGGGCTGCCGATCTTCCTCAACCGCGCGTCTTGA
- the efp gene encoding elongation factor P has translation MRVIASSIRKGNVIEQDGKLYVVVSAENIHPGKGTPVSQIEMRRISDGVKISERYKTTDQVEKATIEERNYTYLYEDGDGYHFMNPETYDQVQVSKDVVGDAAAYLQESMTVKLSMHDTNPVSIALPQRVTLEVVDTEPVTKGQTASSSYKPAVLSNGVRTTVPPHITVGTRVVVMTEDGSYAERAKD, from the coding sequence TTGAGAGTCATCGCCAGTTCTATTCGCAAGGGCAACGTGATCGAGCAAGACGGCAAGCTTTATGTCGTCGTGAGCGCCGAGAACATCCATCCCGGCAAGGGAACCCCGGTCAGCCAGATCGAAATGCGCCGAATCTCGGACGGGGTAAAGATCTCCGAGCGCTACAAGACCACCGACCAGGTCGAAAAGGCCACGATCGAAGAGCGCAACTACACCTACCTCTATGAGGACGGTGACGGCTACCACTTCATGAACCCGGAGACCTACGACCAGGTCCAGGTCTCCAAGGACGTCGTAGGCGACGCCGCTGCGTATCTTCAGGAGAGCATGACGGTCAAGCTGTCCATGCACGACACCAACCCGGTGTCGATCGCGCTGCCGCAGCGCGTGACGCTGGAAGTGGTCGACACCGAGCCCGTGACCAAGGGCCAGACCGCCTCCTCCTCCTACAAGCCTGCGGTGCTCTCCAACGGCGTGCGCACCACCGTGCCGCCGCACATCACGGTCGGCACCCGCGTCGTGGTGATGACCGAAGACGGCTCCTACGCCGAGCGCGCCAAGGATTAA
- a CDS encoding fructose-1,6-bisphosphatase, translating into MRLTLSVIKADIGSVGGHTKPSTRMMAAVEGEVAKAICNGLLIDGFVCHTGDDIAIIMTHTRGEGSSEIHQFAWKAFLAATSVAKTSGLYGAGQDLLADAPSGNIRGAGPGVAELSFDHSLSSPRPAESFMVFAADKCGPGAYNLPLYLAFADPMYCAGLMLPPMIRGFRFHVIDMDHTAGDSVIELDAPADNYHIAALLRDNERFGIDRIVSQTYGEVAAAVSAQRLHAIAGKYTGKDDPVAIIRNQGIFPAPEEIVSPFAKAHFVGGDARGSHVMPLMPVPINTPVTGMYCLPIVSCVGFSIDKEGRFSESYTDFFDNPAWDEVRRRAQSKAIEMRSQGWSGAAMLPYSELEYGGFRDTVSALLKRFRLREERKPEAAA; encoded by the coding sequence ATGAGACTTACCCTTTCAGTCATCAAGGCTGACATTGGCTCCGTCGGCGGACATACGAAGCCGTCGACACGCATGATGGCGGCCGTCGAGGGCGAGGTCGCCAAGGCGATCTGCAATGGCCTGTTGATCGATGGTTTTGTCTGCCACACCGGCGACGACATTGCGATCATCATGACGCACACACGGGGCGAGGGGAGCTCCGAGATCCATCAATTCGCCTGGAAGGCGTTTCTCGCGGCCACTTCGGTTGCGAAGACTTCCGGTCTCTACGGCGCCGGCCAAGATCTTCTCGCAGATGCACCTTCAGGAAACATTCGCGGTGCCGGGCCGGGCGTCGCCGAGCTCAGCTTCGACCACAGCCTCTCGAGTCCGAGACCCGCGGAGTCCTTCATGGTGTTCGCCGCCGACAAGTGCGGCCCCGGCGCCTACAACCTGCCGCTCTACCTCGCCTTCGCCGATCCCATGTATTGCGCTGGGCTGATGCTGCCGCCGATGATCAGGGGCTTCCGTTTCCATGTCATCGACATGGATCACACCGCTGGCGACAGCGTGATCGAACTCGACGCGCCCGCGGACAATTACCACATTGCCGCGCTGCTTCGCGACAACGAGCGCTTTGGCATTGATCGCATCGTTTCTCAAACCTATGGCGAGGTTGCCGCCGCCGTGTCGGCGCAGCGTCTTCACGCGATCGCAGGCAAGTACACCGGCAAGGATGATCCGGTCGCGATCATCAGGAACCAGGGAATTTTTCCCGCGCCCGAGGAAATCGTCTCTCCCTTCGCCAAGGCACACTTCGTGGGTGGCGATGCGCGCGGCTCGCATGTGATGCCGCTGATGCCCGTCCCGATCAATACACCGGTGACTGGCATGTACTGCCTGCCGATCGTTTCCTGCGTCGGTTTTTCGATCGACAAGGAAGGCCGCTTTTCCGAGTCCTATACCGATTTCTTCGACAATCCGGCGTGGGACGAGGTACGCCGGCGCGCGCAAAGCAAGGCAATCGAGATGCGCAGCCAAGGCTGGTCCGGCGCTGCAATGCTGCCCTATTCCGAATTGGAGTATGGCGGCTTCCGCGACACCGTATCCGCACTCCTGAAGCGTTTCCGCCTGCGCGAGGAGCGCAAGCCGGAAGCGGCCGCGTAG
- a CDS encoding glutathione S-transferase family protein: MPDTKLTIWGRANSVNVQKVLWCLTELGLAYERIDAGMQYGKTREAEYLAMNPNARIPTLVEGEFVLWESNSIMRYLCLAHGRSTPIYPEAPRLRASVDRWLDWTLSTVQPVDRPVFWGIVRTAPAERDMLQVQRDADAAAEVWAIADRVLSSRRFIDGDAFTLADIAVGSYARRWLGVEGISRPAQPHLTRWLAELGKRVGFAQFVAPPMS, translated from the coding sequence ATGCCTGACACCAAGCTGACGATCTGGGGCCGCGCCAACTCGGTCAACGTGCAGAAGGTGCTGTGGTGCCTCACCGAGCTCGGCCTGGCTTACGAGCGCATCGACGCCGGCATGCAATACGGCAAGACCCGCGAGGCCGAGTATCTGGCGATGAATCCCAACGCGCGGATCCCGACGCTGGTCGAGGGCGAGTTCGTGCTGTGGGAATCCAATTCGATCATGCGCTATCTCTGCCTCGCGCATGGACGCAGCACGCCGATCTATCCCGAGGCGCCGAGGCTGCGCGCCAGCGTCGACCGCTGGCTCGACTGGACGCTGTCGACGGTGCAGCCGGTCGACCGCCCGGTGTTCTGGGGCATCGTGCGCACCGCGCCCGCCGAGCGCGACATGCTGCAGGTGCAGCGCGATGCCGATGCCGCCGCCGAGGTCTGGGCCATCGCCGACCGCGTGCTCTCGTCGCGCCGCTTCATCGACGGCGATGCGTTCACGCTCGCCGACATCGCGGTCGGCTCCTATGCGCGGCGCTGGCTCGGCGTCGAAGGCATCAGCCGGCCGGCGCAGCCGCACCTCACCCGCTGGCTCGCCGAGCTTGGCAAACGGGTAGGATTTGCACAATTCGTCGCACCGCCGATGTCGTGA
- a CDS encoding PilZ domain-containing protein, translated as MPPPKKRAERKLLSRHAWITLDGGFAARHCLVQDISATGAKITMDEDASQLPGVIRMAFARDARTGRSCQVVWRRGKSAGIKFL; from the coding sequence ATGCCACCGCCCAAGAAGCGCGCAGAGCGCAAGCTGCTGTCGCGGCACGCCTGGATCACCCTCGACGGCGGATTCGCGGCGCGGCATTGCCTTGTCCAGGACATCTCGGCGACGGGCGCGAAGATCACGATGGACGAGGATGCGAGCCAGCTTCCTGGCGTGATCCGGATGGCTTTCGCTCGCGATGCGCGCACCGGGCGGAGCTGCCAGGTGGTCTGGCGCCGCGGCAAGTCGGCCGGCATCAAGTTCCTCTGA
- a CDS encoding HdeD family acid-resistance protein — translation MTSPEEFSRMQSAMSQAVKEHWKAFLFEGILLAVLGIAALILPPLASLATAIFLGWMFLISGIGGLIVTYWARSTPGFWWSLISAALAVLAGGILLARPIQAVLTLTIVLGAYFLAEGVATIMYALEHRRELSSRWSWLLIAGFVDIAISFMVIAGLPSSAEWAIGVLVGINLLFGGATLIGMALAARKSNT, via the coding sequence ATGACATCGCCCGAGGAGTTTTCACGGATGCAGTCCGCGATGAGCCAGGCAGTCAAGGAGCATTGGAAGGCCTTTCTGTTCGAAGGAATCCTGCTCGCCGTACTCGGCATTGCCGCGCTGATCCTGCCGCCGCTCGCGAGCCTTGCGACCGCGATCTTCCTCGGCTGGATGTTCCTGATCAGCGGCATCGGCGGATTGATCGTGACTTACTGGGCGCGCAGCACGCCCGGCTTCTGGTGGTCGCTGATCTCCGCCGCGCTGGCGGTGCTCGCCGGCGGAATTCTGCTGGCCCGACCGATCCAAGCGGTGCTGACGCTAACCATCGTGCTCGGTGCCTACTTTCTCGCCGAAGGCGTCGCCACCATCATGTATGCGCTGGAGCACCGCCGCGAACTGAGCAGCCGCTGGTCGTGGCTCCTGATCGCGGGCTTCGTCGACATCGCGATCTCCTTCATGGTGATCGCCGGCCTCCCGAGCTCGGCTGAATGGGCGATCGGCGTCCTCGTCGGTATCAACCTGCTGTTCGGCGGCGCCACCCTGATCGGCATGGCGCTGGCAGCACGCAAGAGCAACACTTGA
- the epmA gene encoding EF-P lysine aminoacylase EpmA yields the protein MTGDKPISPFWSPERHLDRRPFLQARGAITGALRGFFAEQGFVEVETSVLQVSPGNETHLHAPRTEIMRPDGSRASRYLRTSPEFACKKLLAAGETRIFEFARVFRDRERGDLHLPEFTMLEWYRAGAPYDAIMADTVVIIARAAQVTGIGTFSFRGRTADPFAEPELMTVAGAFERFAGIDLLSTISGGEGNRAALAVAAGGQVRVAEDDTWSDIFSKVLVEHVEPQLGQGRLTILFEYPSPEAALARVKADDPRVAERFEVYACGVELANGFGELTDAEEQRKRFTESMAEKQRRYGEAYPLDEDFLAAVAAMPEASGVALGFDRLVMLASGASRIDQVVWTPPVNETLSET from the coding sequence ATGACTGGGGACAAGCCGATTTCGCCGTTCTGGTCGCCCGAGCGGCACCTCGACCGGCGGCCGTTCCTCCAGGCCAGGGGGGCCATTACCGGGGCCCTACGGGGATTTTTCGCCGAGCAGGGCTTCGTCGAGGTCGAAACCTCCGTGCTCCAAGTCTCCCCCGGCAATGAGACCCATCTGCACGCCCCCAGGACCGAGATCATGCGGCCGGACGGCAGCCGGGCGAGCCGCTACCTGCGAACCTCGCCGGAGTTCGCCTGCAAGAAGCTGCTGGCGGCGGGTGAGACGCGGATTTTCGAGTTTGCCCGGGTGTTCCGGGACCGAGAGCGCGGCGACCTGCATCTACCCGAATTCACCATGCTGGAATGGTACCGGGCGGGTGCCCCCTATGACGCGATCATGGCGGATACCGTCGTCATCATCGCCCGCGCGGCGCAGGTGACCGGCATAGGGACCTTTTCGTTCCGGGGCCGGACCGCCGATCCCTTCGCCGAGCCGGAGCTTATGACGGTCGCCGGCGCCTTTGAGCGCTTCGCCGGCATCGACCTGCTGTCGACGATCTCGGGCGGCGAGGGTAACCGTGCCGCGCTTGCCGTGGCCGCCGGCGGGCAGGTCCGTGTGGCCGAGGATGACACCTGGTCTGACATCTTCAGTAAGGTTCTGGTCGAGCATGTCGAGCCGCAGCTGGGGCAGGGCCGTTTGACCATTCTGTTCGAATACCCATCTCCAGAGGCGGCGCTGGCACGGGTGAAGGCGGACGATCCCAGGGTCGCCGAGCGGTTCGAGGTGTATGCCTGCGGCGTCGAACTCGCCAACGGTTTTGGCGAACTCACCGACGCCGAGGAGCAGCGCAAGCGCTTCACGGAATCGATGGCGGAGAAGCAGCGCCGCTACGGCGAGGCCTATCCTCTGGACGAGGACTTTCTGGCCGCAGTCGCCGCAATGCCGGAGGCGAGCGGCGTCGCGCTCGGTTTCGACCGGTTGGTCATGCTGGCGAGCGGCGCATCGCGAATTGATCAGGTGGTCTGGACACCGCCTGTAAATGAAACGCTAAGTGAGACATGA
- a CDS encoding 3-deoxy-7-phosphoheptulonate synthase: MLSTTDDLRIRELKELNTPEEVMREVPRTLTATRVVMAARNAIHAILNGQDDRLLVVVGPCSVHDPKAALDYAERLAHLREDLADQLEIVMRVYFEKPRTTVGWKGLINDPDLDGSFDINKGLRLARNVLSAVNNLGLPAGTEFLDMTTPQYIADLVSWAAIGARTTESQIHRELASGLSCPVGFKNGTDGNVRIAADAVKSASHPHHFMAVTKLGRSAIASTAGNEDCHIILRGGSKPNYDAASVAAACNELTKSGVAPLVMVDASHANSSKKPDNQPLVMTDIAGQISGGENRIMGVMIESNLVAGRQDVVPGKPLTYGQSITDGCIDWATTAGVLEQLADAVEIRRNTQRAGLHERSA; this comes from the coding sequence GTGCTGAGCACGACCGACGATCTTCGTATCCGCGAACTGAAAGAGCTGAACACGCCGGAAGAGGTGATGCGGGAAGTCCCGCGCACGCTCACCGCGACGCGTGTGGTGATGGCGGCACGTAACGCCATCCATGCGATCCTCAACGGCCAGGACGACCGCCTGCTGGTCGTGGTTGGCCCGTGCTCGGTGCATGATCCCAAGGCCGCGCTCGACTACGCCGAGCGCCTCGCACACTTGCGCGAGGACCTCGCCGACCAGCTCGAGATCGTGATGCGGGTCTATTTCGAGAAGCCGCGCACCACGGTCGGCTGGAAGGGACTGATCAACGATCCCGATCTCGACGGCAGCTTCGACATCAACAAGGGCCTGCGGCTGGCGCGCAACGTGCTGTCGGCGGTGAACAATCTCGGCCTGCCCGCCGGCACCGAATTCCTGGACATGACGACGCCGCAATACATCGCCGACCTCGTGTCATGGGCTGCGATCGGCGCGCGTACGACCGAGAGCCAGATCCATCGCGAGCTGGCGTCGGGACTATCCTGCCCGGTCGGCTTCAAGAACGGCACCGACGGCAACGTGCGGATCGCAGCGGACGCGGTGAAGTCGGCCTCGCATCCGCATCACTTCATGGCGGTGACCAAGCTCGGCCGTTCGGCGATCGCCTCGACCGCAGGCAACGAGGACTGCCACATCATCCTGCGCGGCGGCAGCAAGCCGAACTATGACGCGGCAAGCGTCGCCGCCGCCTGTAACGAGCTGACCAAATCGGGCGTCGCGCCGCTCGTGATGGTGGATGCGAGCCACGCCAACTCGAGCAAGAAGCCGGATAACCAGCCGCTGGTGATGACCGATATTGCCGGCCAGATCTCAGGCGGCGAGAACCGCATCATGGGCGTGATGATCGAGAGCAATCTCGTCGCCGGCCGTCAGGACGTGGTGCCGGGCAAACCGCTCACCTACGGGCAGAGCATCACCGATGGCTGTATCGACTGGGCGACCACGGCGGGCGTGCTCGAGCAGCTCGCCGACGCGGTCGAGATCCGGCGCAACACCCAGCGCGCAGGGCTGCACGAGCGATCGGCCTGA
- a CDS encoding PrsW family glutamic-type intramembrane protease, with product MYLIESLPTVIGTAAIAPALLMLWLVIAAEERPGPPAQVWTAFLLGAASISLLGLARAPFSRMIAAPADPWAALAMHSVFGVALPEEAVKVIAIVVVSSTKRRTFANPMDTVVYGAAVGLGFAAYENLAYLVQHAEMWRSLAALRSVLTVPFHGALGIIAGAYLTIARAGTALGANRHNRDWARLSSRLLIFAGPLALHSAFDFPLLTLQRMPDLDPTLRMWLGAASLLIGFSSIAFAIRLVRRVARHHAPRTDIARERLSQLRRMWALLLAGGGIGFLGLAFVLTSIHHWLINPERNLTLALIPIGFVSILLGLALLIVTTAIYILGRNRIRTSAEGFSSAPGGG from the coding sequence ATGTACCTGATTGAATCATTACCCACCGTCATCGGAACTGCCGCCATTGCCCCGGCGCTGCTGATGCTGTGGCTCGTTATTGCCGCCGAGGAGCGCCCAGGGCCGCCCGCCCAGGTCTGGACCGCCTTCCTGCTCGGCGCGGCCAGTATTTCGCTGCTGGGCCTCGCCCGCGCCCCCTTCTCCAGGATGATCGCAGCGCCCGCCGACCCCTGGGCCGCGCTCGCCATGCATTCGGTCTTCGGCGTCGCGCTGCCCGAGGAAGCCGTCAAGGTGATCGCCATCGTAGTGGTCTCCTCGACCAAGCGGCGGACTTTCGCCAATCCGATGGACACGGTGGTCTATGGCGCCGCGGTCGGCCTCGGCTTTGCCGCTTATGAGAACCTCGCCTACCTCGTGCAGCATGCCGAGATGTGGCGCTCGCTGGCCGCCCTGCGCAGCGTGCTAACAGTGCCCTTCCATGGCGCGCTCGGCATCATCGCGGGCGCGTACCTCACCATCGCTCGGGCCGGCACGGCGCTGGGCGCCAACCGCCACAATCGCGACTGGGCCCGCCTGTCCAGCCGCCTGCTGATCTTCGCGGGCCCGCTCGCGTTGCATTCGGCATTCGATTTCCCGCTGCTGACCCTGCAGCGCATGCCGGATCTGGACCCGACGCTCCGGATGTGGCTGGGCGCGGCGAGCCTGTTGATCGGCTTCAGCTCGATCGCCTTCGCCATCCGTCTGGTCCGGCGGGTCGCGCGCCACCACGCGCCCCGGACAGATATTGCGCGGGAGCGGCTCAGCCAGCTGCGCCGGATGTGGGCGCTGCTGCTTGCCGGCGGCGGCATCGGCTTTCTCGGCCTTGCCTTCGTGCTGACCTCGATCCATCACTGGCTGATTAATCCCGAGCGCAATCTGACGCTGGCCCTGATCCCGATCGGCTTCGTCTCGATCCTGCTTGGTCTTGCACTTCTGATTGTCACGACCGCAATCTACATTCTCGGCCGCAACCGCATCCGCACCAGCGCGGAAGGTTTTTCATCGGCGCCCGGCGGCGGTTGA
- a CDS encoding PilZ domain-containing protein — protein MSVAEFLRQRAVDVTVSGSYSLPRWYDCEGKLRSFACRTKRVSPFRMIVDVPVVGKVGERVTSYFEDFGEFQCTISATLKSGFLMELDMTRARRAWMSEKLTWLEKKQKDASVQELRRDARFVPQVSHTFLTLADGSTHPCFIIDVSTAGVAISCEYDPPVGTPLAVGACVGRVIRKFDHGFAVKFAEKQSRDDLVRLIVRTPLLQSA, from the coding sequence ATGTCCGTCGCAGAGTTCCTCAGGCAACGTGCAGTGGACGTCACCGTGAGCGGCAGCTACTCGCTGCCGCGCTGGTACGATTGCGAGGGCAAGCTCCGCAGCTTCGCCTGCCGGACCAAGCGCGTCTCACCCTTCCGCATGATCGTGGACGTGCCTGTCGTCGGCAAGGTCGGCGAGCGCGTCACCTCCTACTTCGAGGATTTCGGCGAATTCCAGTGCACGATCAGCGCGACGCTGAAGTCGGGCTTCCTGATGGAGCTCGACATGACGCGGGCACGGCGCGCATGGATGTCTGAAAAGCTGACCTGGCTCGAGAAGAAGCAGAAGGACGCCAGCGTCCAGGAGCTGCGGCGCGATGCGCGTTTCGTTCCGCAGGTCTCACACACGTTCCTGACGCTCGCCGACGGCAGCACCCATCCGTGCTTCATCATCGACGTCTCCACCGCCGGGGTCGCGATCTCATGCGAGTACGATCCGCCGGTCGGAACCCCGCTTGCAGTCGGCGCCTGCGTCGGGCGCGTGATCCGTAAGTTCGACCACGGCTTTGCGGTCAAATTCGCCGAGAAGCAGTCCCGGGACGACCTCGTCCGGCTGATTGTCCGCACGCCCTTGCTGCAGTCGGCCTGA